TCGGACGGCAGTTTGGATTTCCCGGCTGGTAATGGTCGAACGTTTGTTGTAGTGGGCCAGACGACTGGATTCGGCGGCGATGCGCTCGAACAGGTCGTTGACGAAGCTGTTCATGATGCTCATGGCTTTGGACGAGACTCCGGTGTCGGGATGTACTTGTTTCAACACTTTGTAGATGTAGATTGCGTACGATTCTTTCCTCTTGGGCTTGCGCTTCTTGTCGGACTTGGCGATGTTCTTTTGTGCCTTGCCGGACGACTTCTTCATTGCTTTGCCCGCCGATTTTCCTCCTGGAGCCATTTCGAATAGTTGTAAATAGAAAACTTGTTGACGACTGAAACGTTGTGTACTGAGTGATGATTTGGCAGTACATCACTGGGGGTATATATTACCAAACCCAAGCGACATGCCGTTCGTTTATTGGTGTAAAAACCCACAGTGATGACGATATAAATAGAATCGTCGATTTGTCCATAACAACGGAAAATAGAAGTTTCTCTACGAGTACGTTTCACGGTTATGTCGAACGAAAACCACAACGTTTGGTAATGAAAGTCAACCGAACGGTGTGACGTAGTATCGTAGTGTTGTTATCTCTGTCCAATCACAGAATTGCTATCcacaattttactatatatacgaAAATTTCAGGCGAATCGCACATCAGTCTCATTTAGTATCGAATCTGAACCATTCCAAGCACAATTACAATCATGAGCGGACGCGGCAAAGCAGGAAAATCGAAGGGAGGCAAATCCAAGACCAGGTCGTCCCGCGCCGGACTCCAGTTCCCGGTCGGTCGTATCCATCGTCTGTTGAGAAAAGGAAACTACGCCGAACGTGTCGGAGCCGGAGCACCGGTATACCTGGCCGCCGTCATGGAGTACTTGGCAGCTGAAGTTTTGGAGTTGGCCGGTAACGCCGCCCGTGACAACAAGAAGTCTCGTATCATCCCCAGACATTTGCAATTGGCCATCAGGAACGACGAGGAGTTGAACAAATTGTTGTCCGGAGTAACCATCGCTCAAGGCGGTGTGTTGCCCAACATCCAAGCCGTGCTCTTGCCCAAGAAGACCGAGAAGAAGGCCTAACTTTGCTACCTTACCCTACAAACACAGTTtaaaacggcccttttcagggccaccaaaattaaaacaaacggTCCGTCCGAATTTTTTTCCAGCAGATACACTAGATTGTGTTAGTACTACACGTGTAGCTGTCGTTGCTTTCAGATTTTTAAGCGAATGCCTTGAAATTTTTCAATCGAGATCGGGCacgattttacattaaatatacttggataACGATTCTGAAGGGCCTTAATTCCATTTCCTTCATATTTCGAGGAAGAAGCCGTCACTTGTGGGTGGCCTTAAACCttaaaaatcgtattaaaaaattatcccaTCGAATTACTATGGGTACACCGTCAACATAAGCTGGCTCGTCGTCAAACGAATGTTTAGAATTAAACGCTGATTTTACTCAAATACGGCTACGCTGACCACTGGCGGCTTACAAAACaaccgtttttattaaaaaattatattttttatccttataattttttaagttttttactttttttatacaacatagtgttttttaattttatattccaaagcagaatatttttcttagtatttcgaCACATagaagtggacaaacatttcgcggggtaaccccgtaccactccactccgctcatctaaactttaaatacttataactcataaactactcgtcccaaattcgattttcatgTATCGAAATACCAAGTAAAATactctgctttggaatataaaattaaaaccctatGTTGTCAtacaaaaaagtgaaaaacttaaaaaattataaggataaaaaatacaattttttaataaaaacgttgttttataagcgatttgaaacgatgtaaaaaaatatttacactttatgaaatattggttgttgtttgataaaagaatcgccCGGTGTTAACTGTAAGtagaccaaaatattttaaagcctCACAATGACGATTGTTCACTTTTGGTCTgattgtgacattaaaaataagctagttatgttgtataatttgaCAAGACGTCAATCAAATAAACCCGGAAATGAATATAGCACGAATTATCGAGGTAATCAGATGATTGACaattaaacaatgaaatacaaaatatattctaaagtatgttgttctaaaaatattctaataggtATCTGTTTTCGGTTATTTGGGAAATGACGACGCGATAAAGTATCGCGATTAGTACTTAACTGTATTGTAAATACCGTGATGCgggtattaccgtcgataacaagacatttgtaaaaacattctaaaaataaccccTTTGTATGGTTTCCATTATTATGCGTTGTTGTCTGTCGATCCGtggtaatgaaaatattaacatcAACACGTGAACGACTGACGAAAGTTATACCTAACCATATTATACCCGTCTACAATGTCAACATGGGTCtttcggaatttttaattagatactaTCGGTGTTTTACTTAATTGAAGCCATGTAAACACCGAGAATcctggataattattgtttattgatcgATAATCGGTAATAAAAATCTCAATGTTTACATGGTAAATGGCGTACACCTATTTATCAAACTCCGCGGGAAATCTTGACAAGAGTATCCATAAATAAACAGACGATAGTCGGCTGGTAGTGTCGTGTATTATGTAACGTCGTGGTCTCGTGGAGATTGTCACACCGTTGAATTATTCGATTCCCCATCTCATAATTTTGGCCTGGGTTGTTTATTTATCATTCTCCTATTTTGTAAAAtctgtacaacaataataataatatactgccgcTAGCGCAATATTCACAATCACTATTCGTGCCCATCGCCAGACTATAATTACGttttggtggccctgaaaagggccttttTAAGGTATGATAACTAATGACGATGATCAAGTTAAGCACGTTCACCGCGGATACGACGGGCCAACTGGATGTCCTTTGGCATGATGGTGACACGCTTGGCGTGGATCGCGCAAAGATTGGTGTCTTCGAACAGACCTACCAAGTATGCCTCGCTGGCTTCTTGCAACGCCATGACGGCGGAGCTCTGGAAACGCAGGTCGGTCTTGAAGTCCTGGGCGATCTCGCGCACTAGACGTTGGAACGGCAATTTGCGGATCAAAAGTTCTGTGCTCTTCTGATAACGACGGATTTCACGGAGGGCAACGGTTCCCGGACGGTAACGATGTGGTTTTTTCACTCCTCCGGTGGCGGGTGCGCTCTTACGTGCGGCTTTGGTGGCCAACTGTTTCCTGGGCGCCTTTCCGCCGGTGGATTTACGAGCTGTCTGCTTGGTACGTGCCATTGCGCTGCTGGATTAGATTGTTCTGAGTTGGTGTGCAAAACGTGGATGTCGGACGACTGATGTGGTTCGAACACACTGTCGACCGGTATATATACGTAAATGGGAACAGTATGCGTCGTCCTCATTGGACGATGTTTAACGTTTAGAATTTTAGCGGCGGGGGTGGGGGGATAACCGGTCATGGTTCCGATTGGTGGTTCGGTGTCGAGAGAAACGGTTAAAAGGGACTGCGACCTGAAGAAAAGTATCAGTCAACGTTCAGTTCACATCCGAGCAAGTTGTCCAACACTATTTCCAACATTCAAAATGACAGGACGAGGCAAAGGAGGAAAAGGTCTGGGAAAAGGAGGCGCGAAACGTCATCGTAAAGTGCTCCGTGATAACATCCAGGGAATCACCAAGCCCGCTATCCGTCGGTTGGCTCGCCGAGGCGGTGTTAAACGTATTTCCGGTTTGATCTACGAAGAGACCCGCGGAGTTCTGAAGGTATTCCTGGAAAACGTGATCCGTGACGCAGTCACATACACCGAGCACGCCAAGAGGAAGACCGTCACCGCCATGGACGTCGTGTACGCTCTCAAACGACAAGGTCGTACTCTGTACGGTTTCGGAGGTTAAATACTTGCTTCTGAAGTttaaaaacatcttaaaaaggcccttttcagggccaccataTGACCATAGTATATCGTTTATAAAACCTtagaataaaagaaaacattccGTTCAAGTTGGTTATATTCGGTGGCGACAATGATAATTCccaatttgtttaagaaaacACGCGGAATAACGTTccgaatataatagattatccATAATATTGTTCTTTGAACGTTTTTCCATGATTACAATTGAAATACTACCCTAAGTCAAAACATAGAAATAACCGTTACGTTGGTAACCGTAAtcttgttatgatattattgcgggactttgaattcaatattacaaaaaaagcttcaagaaatatatttttcgagtCAATCATTGCTTCTTCCAGCCCAGGataatgttgtaatattaattgcTTAATCGAGTTCTAAAGCTATTATTCTAATGATATTATCGAATAAATTGCTGCCTGGTTTGGTTTGGTGATcagttgattattttttgtgaATTCCAGTGGTGATTTACTATTTCACTACGTCATTCGTTACGTGAACCTACCATGAATAAGCCACGaggtttttgtttaatgatttatttttagaatgtttttttttttcgaatttcattgtatacattataattgttatatattgcaAGAAACATCGGTTCCCATAATATGATAGAGTAACCATGATGaccatgtataatagtataggtactataaacacgatagatattcatattattaatagccgttgtgcgggtattaccgtcgataacaaacaatttggtaaaaacattctaaaaataactcacCAATGAAAAACCTCATAGAATGATATTGAGAATACTGGCAAAAAGGGTGTCCAAAAacgtagaaaatgtaaattattgttgtaagaactaaaattcagaaaattagtttctatagaaataccgggacggggaataataataatatctcggcgtaattaaatgtcattataagttaaatcattgatgcggttataaataaaatttcatttgggaaattcttaattataatccatggttttattttaactaattacaaCGAAACttcgaattaaaatattaattgaggGCATTGCGTGAATTTTTTCATGTACTTtatcacttgtaagacggagacaacaattaATGCGTGTACGTACAGGCCACGACGTTGCGCAGGTGAACTGTAAACAATTCACgttcatttttttacttttttttttttacttttcgtcTATCCAGATATAACGCGATGAGACTCCTGAACACTTATTTGCAGTTGTTAATACGATTACTTGTCTTGAGGTCGATCAGCACAcgttttaagattatttatttattttatttgaattttaaaaattttggaaaatattaaatatttaaacaaaatcgaTAGGAGTTTAGGAACGAGAAAATGTGTTGTTATCGATCTCAAGTAAATATATTAGtgtattcaaatcagttttcaaaaGTCTCATCACGTTATCCGGTCCATCGGTAGGTCTGACAAAAAGTGCATACAAATGAACATAAATTGTTGCAAATTTGCACTGAGTTTCGACCGAAGTCCTCTGacaatgtgttattataattgtgtattcaACATGATTTCGGTTAAGTACGATGAAGACGAGATTTATTGATAAAGTCTGCCTCGTTAAAATTTCAGGTAGAAACGCCGGTGACACCGTGCCGTAGCAGAGTCCTAAAACCTTCATATTCGAACAGCCACTGTTCGTCGGAAAATCGGTCGATTGGAAATCTGCAAATTCTATGGTCTCGGGAAACTCGTGGAGAAttcatccaaaatatttttgtcaattttCGACTGGTTTCAGTCATACGACAGACCTTCAAATACGGTTTACGAAAACGCGGTCGGAAGTGTGGAAATAACGACTCGTGGTGGTTTCGTGGTACTGGGTGGCGATGCAATAATCATTGGCGATCGTTTAGAATTTAGTTAGCTTTCCAAAAAGTTCAAAGCCAGATTTTTACCACCATTTCCCGTTGAGATATTGTGAAAAACGATTGTACAACCGTAGCTCGGACGACGACGCGAATCACACTGGTTTACTAGTTGGCACGGTGCactgtatatatttacacattttttaacccGTTTGGTATCACCGCAGTGAACAGGCGAATCATCcatcgtttttaatatttacttgaacAATATCATCATCAACATGACAGA
Above is a window of Metopolophium dirhodum isolate CAU chromosome 3, ASM1992520v1, whole genome shotgun sequence DNA encoding:
- the LOC132940371 gene encoding histone H4-like, whose product is MVPIGGSVSRETVKRDCDLKKSISQRSVHIRASCPTLFPTFKMTGRGKGGKGLGKGGAKRHRKVLRDNIQGITKPAIRRLARRGGVKRISGLIYEETRGVLKVFLENVIRDAVTYTEHAKRKTVTAMDVVYALKRQGRTLYGFGG
- the LOC132940380 gene encoding histone H2A-like yields the protein MSGRGKAGKSKGGKSKTRSSRAGLQFPVGRIHRLLRKGNYAERVGAGAPVYLAAVMEYLAAEVLELAGNAARDNKKSRIIPRHLQLAIRNDEELNKLLSGVTIAQGGVLPNIQAVLLPKKTEKKA